TCTTTTCAATGTTATCGACTCGCCCCATGCCCGTTGTGGATTAGAATTTGAGAGGTTACGATCAAGTTTGATAGGCCTGCTACAGACCAAACTACAATAGGCAAAGCCAAACCTAATTCAGTCTTTGTACTATAATATGTTAATTCCGACAGTCATTGGGACCAAAGAATTCCTAGCTAAAAGCATACAATTCATGTCACATTTCTAATGTATGCACCTGAATTCTGTTAAGAGAAATTGCAACTAGTTCTTCAACAATCACCATAGCTATCAGCAAGGTTTTGGCAGTCAGAAGGATCAACCCTAGATGGGGGGCGATGCTACGAAGTTGCATCACCCAAATCAGAGAGTAAGTGATGACCAATTCATAAATTCTTACCTTTCTGTATAAAAACCATCAATCAAGTTCTTGGAGTTTCCCTCTTGAGGACTCCGTCCTAGATCATTAAAATAGCAAAGAGCAGCAGCCTATTTTACTCGAGAACCCAATTTTGACTTGGAAGAAGGCTAGAGAGAAGGCGCTTTCATGCACTTACCATGAGCTCTACTTCTGAGCCATACACATGCGCCCACCTGACCAATCGGAAAGTGGACAAATATAAGCctcatataatattttactcAAGCAAGCAAAATTGTTTGatcttttcaagaatttgatcaAACCCCTAAGCACCTGTTACATTAAAGTAGCAAGTTGCATGTTgaagatgaaatattttatgaggCCCATGTATTTGCCATCACAGCACCAGTCAGGCCAGGTGGGGATTTAAAAGTCAAGGGCACCCACGACGTGTGGCCTTCTTATCCATTTCTAGAACAGCCATGTCCACCCCCACCTAAAGAATGCATGTCAGACTCATACCCTTACCCTACAGTGAACGCATTTCATTATTTCTGCTCGCAAGTCACAGAACTGAAGGGTCCTATACACATGATCGATCATCAAAAGCACTATAGAGATAAGGTAAGGTGTCGAGTTCTCTTAAGGCCCAACCATGACAATGCTGCATTTAAGAAAATGCCGCAGCTGGAACCACTCAGCCAGCGCATGTACGTCTGTGAATACTCTACTCCATTCAACGACTCCAGTCCCACACCATAATGCCTCCAAAAACTAAGAAAGCCCCGAATTTCCCAAGGAAAAGTAGTCTTCCAATGAAAACCACACCATCAATCATTCATgacaagggagaaaaaaaacatttattgaaattattctGTAGTGCTCTAATTTATGGGCTGATTTTCGTTGAAGTTAAATCCTAAGGCACtcagtttaaaaatatagaaaaatcccAAATATACCATGAAACTATTAAGGTGGTATCGATTTCCCACCCAGACTATTATTTCTcatatcaattttatcattaaattatcttgatttatcaattaataaaaaaaataagttcccTAAGAAatgaaatatcttttatattaaaaaataatttggatgaAGATATAGATAGAAAtctttaaaatagattgaagttattaattgagattttttaaaaatatgatagtaaaattgatataaaaaagtgGTTTTAAGTGTAAAATTGAGACAATAGTTGAAGGATATTTTTGAGAGGGAATGGCCAAATAGTGCACATAAACGGTGGGACCCAAAACCCTCCTCCCTAATCAATTATTGAAAAGCCTAAAATCTCCCAAGACTGTCACTCTATGATCCATATGCTAACTAAAAAGTTTCCAAACCATGTAGAGCCTCGAAGGGAAGGTGAAAAATGCTAAGATATGATTCAGGAACGAAAACTGTAAATTTGCCGCTTGAATAAAATAAACGACAAACACGACCCAGTAAGAATCGTGGGCCCAGCCCACAACCCGATCCATATTCCACCACCACATCCCGACAACCTCAAGAGAATCAACACCCCCACCACATAAGCTCAAAATTTCCTCATCACATCAAGTAAAAAGTTCATTTAAAATTCACGTGCTGTATGGTAAAAGGAATGGATCTGTACCTTAAACTCCGCTGAGGTGGCGGCGGTGGAGGAGTAGGCGGACGTTGGCGGAGATTAAAATATCCGTTACTGTGATTGGTGGGattattgttgttgctgctgctgttgtttgTACTTCTTGGCTGATGATCAGAGGTGTCTATGTTATCAGCTCTAACAACCCGACGGTCCACCCGAACAGTTGTCTTATGAACCAGAGCGGTCGAGACGTCCTTGACTTGAACTTTCATACACCTGAGCCGCTTCCGGTTCCCCCACTGCAATACAAAATCAGACGACGTCGTTTGCCCATTGGGATCTAAGCTGGTTCTCTGGGCACTGCTATGGGTGGTGGTGTTGCTCGTGCTTCCATTATTATTGCTCCTCAATGAATCCTTTTCCATTTACTTTTTGTACACCTGTCCcatcccaacaaaaaaaaaaaaaagagggagatcAAGCTATTAACGTGGCTTCCTGCAACTTCcacaaaattcaaataaaagaagCCGGCCCTGGCTTGCGAGAAAATAagggaaaagaagaaattgaagcaaaaaaaagggataaagattggcGTAGGATGTGAATACTACAGGTTAGATTGTTCACAATTGAACAGTGGCCGTGAGATTGGCATCTCTTAAGGTGGATATGAGTGGAAATGTAAGAGGTGGATTCAATCTATAAATGCATCTGTGaagttttaaaaactttatccGCGTGGAGAAACAAAGCACACAAGAAATTTCTCAAAAGTTCAgaggaagaaaattcaattagCTCCCCTTTGAGTGTCGAAACTCTTAAAAGTAGAAAAGACAAAAGCGAAGGTGGTGTAGTTGAGTAGCAGTTTGTTTCAGCCGAAGTTTTCTTGGTAACACAAACGGAGATCGTCGTCTGAGAAAATGATAGCGAGAACAAAAATTGAAAGCAAAGCTAGTTCTCTTGATTGCACGCAAAATCAgagagaagaaaggaagaaagcaTCAAgaacaattgaaaaataaaaaaccgacCAGAAAGTGAGGTCAAAGTAAGAATTCTTCGGAGAGAAAAAGGTTGGCCTCAATACGAAAACCATGAAGGGAGGGAGAGCAATCGAGAGCCTGTGAAGAGAAAGATAGACACATTACCTAAAAACTTCAAACTTGTTGAAGAAATCTGCTGATTACCGGAGAAACTACTGGTTGTTCTTGGGACACTGTAGACTGCACAAGCAAAAACAGAGAAATCAATTGATGCTGAACGGAAAAAAACAGGGAGGCCTAGTAAATTGCAGCTACGAAACTGACAATCTAGAGTTGAACTGCATAATCAAGACTTGGATTCTCGTACCTTTCAATATCATTCAGATTTTGAGGAATTGTCTCTTATGATTATTCACCGATTCACAACACTTCGCTTTGTCTAGTTCTCTGTCTTTGCAGTATTCAAATCTTTTATCGGATTTTCAACTGAATGACATTTCAAAGGACTTTCATGTCAGATTCCGATCTTTGTGTATCCAGAAATCTGATTTAAAATTGTATCCTCTAACAGTACACCGTGTGAAGATGTCCTCCGAATTCTCTCTGAAACGGCTTAAATCTTTCACAATGtatctgcaaaacaaaaaagaacgaGACAAAGTCGTGATTACTTGAGGGAATTAGCCAGAAAAACATCCACAGAAATCGAGTTATGTTTTGAACTCCGAAGGTGTAATATTCTGATACCTTCTCCCTATAAATCTCAATGAAACGAAGCCCAATcttcaaaactcaaaattagtTTCGTAAATCAGAATCCAGCGTGGAACTCACTCCCTGCGAAAAGCACCTGCAAATCACTGCAAATGTACCTGTAGAAGAGAGAATCCAACAAGTTATTAACTACGTTTTCAGGTTCAACCACGCAACACTTGTACCAAATCAGATTACGTTTTCTTAATTACACACCTAAAACTCTTCTGTCTCCGTAAAAGTTACAGATCCTCGACATTTATCCAGTTCTCTTCAATCCCATTCAAAATCCCATGTTTGGTTAgctagaaagagagagaaagtgcaaGAAATCTGGCACTGGAAACTGTGAAGAAGAGCCGACCAATACTACAGAGagcttcgtcttcttcttcaataAAACGAAACGAatgctctctttctctcccctTCAAGCCCAGCCTTCCATACCCTTTCCAGCTCTCCGTTATATCCAACCCTTCAATTCCGAGTATAAATAGCCCTTGATTCATAATCGACGGTCCGTATTAACCGTCAAATGCCGTCCATTCCTTGCCACGTTACAACCTTTTCTGTGTTGCTGCTGTTGCATTTGGGCTCACGGTTCTCTCACTAGTCCAACGGAATCTTGAAGCGCgttatgtgttttattttttgtcaaattatataatataagttGATTAcggtgttattttatttaacaccTGTCAGCTAACTATGGTTAAATTTAGTGAAGAAAATGAGCTCTGTCGATAATGTCGGGTTATTATTTCGGGATTGAAGGAATAAAGTAAGTTGAGATAGAAGGATTGAGACGAAATAAAACAGAAATCGGAGTTATAGTTGACAgtgttatacaatataaaataaaaattcacaaatCATGTTCTGTTGATGAGGAATATTACAatacaagatataaaaaatatattttatcattgatgtatattattattaaatttaaaatgattgaataaataaatattattatttttatttagtttataattaGCATTAGGTTTTTTTAGCAAACTTAAATTGATAATCTTTTCACttgtcaaaattttattaaatatatatatacatatatagagGGCTATTTGTGGGAAAAGAaattggttatatttttatcttaatccTTTTCTGCCTCttctttaaatgaaaaaaataataattaaaaatatttcacgagataaaaataaaaataattatttttattttttctatgcaaGAACAATTACgaaatgaattaaaaacacTTGGAAGGCATGCATAACAGCATTCACATTCACATTCATGATACttattttttagctaaaaaaatcattttagctaagctcaatagaaaaaaattatttctaaaataattgagtatttttttattaatttttaaatcaattaagaaacaAGAATCCAGTAATTAATGAAGTGGAACGGTGAAAGCAGGGCACATGCCGGAAATTGCATATGCCGTTCTTATTTTCATGTTCTGCAAAGGGAATTAGAGAGATTCCACCGAACCCGTATGCACACTTCAGTGAAGAAGATGGATAGAGGACAGAGAAAGACAACCAATCAAACCAGAACAGGCTCAAAAGCAGAGGACGGAgccaataatcttttttttcctccaagcTATTGCTCaaattattgtttattgattcaaaatcaaataaacacCAAATATTTAcacaaattttattaatttcacttattttatttaaattttatgttaatcCAAACAAATCAAATCGGCCCAAACATAACTCATGCATCAATATTTAATATCCACAAAACAATCACAAacataacaaataaatcaataattcaacacaaataatcaaattattttgaaattcaaacacaaattaacaatccaaacaatttaaatattataaaaaaaacaagcatttGGTTCAAAAAATGATTTGAGTTCATATATCAATCTTTCAAGGTGTTTAGCATGTCTATGAGCTACTGGAATTACTGTTAGCGCATGTACCATATGTCATCACCATTGTTGGTGAGTGGATTCACACACAGTTACTACTAGTGGAGTGTGGGTTATTGGATCTGAAACTCTATGATCCCCCCGCACTCCTCCGATAGGGAGAATTAAATGGAATTTTTGGGAAAAGTCATGATTCTAAAAGAGatagaatttattttgatttatttattttttaaaccgtGATAATATATACTAgccatttaaaacataattgaaCAAAATTTACAACCTTGCTCCTATTAGCTATTATATCTAATGATTAGATTGGGCTAGCAAGAATGTGGATGCTTCATGCAATTGTTAGGGGCGAGTTACTATTGTTGAgaacctatttatttttatattttaaaaatattattttaaaaatttaaatttatattttttacttgaaattaatatttttttattatttttaaataattttaatatactaatatataatttttttaaaaaaaataaaaaaatattataatatatttttaaataaaaaatatttttaaaaacaaccacaacaatGTCAAATAAACTCGAAGCCTTCTTCCACCTAGATACCATTTTACTCCACGCAATCGTTATAGAAAAAACACTGGGTTTGTAGCTATTGGACTAGGTCAATTATCCATACTACTGGGCCCAttaccactttttttttttcttgagaaaaagGCCCATTATCACGTTGTAACAAGGGCAGCCGTATCCCCTTAAATTAATAGGAGACCCTTCTTCCTCCTGCTGCGACTCTCTCTCTAACATCATCTGGCTGAGATCAAATAGCCGAAGAGACTATAGGTGCACTGGTTCGGTGCACGAGCTTTAAGATTACAACTTAAAAGTGCTGAAAATTTCTTCAGTTCCTTGTTGTATTTCGTCAGATTCTTCTCTCCCTATATCCCGCTTGTCTCAATCTTCTCCGGAACACAGAAAACGGAGAGACCCCATCTGCGACCATCTCATTACTGCTCCAGGCAAGACTTCCTTTTAAATccctaattttaaatttctttttttttgtgcaatGAAACAtccaaatctctctctctctctctacttaGGGTTTGGTTTAGTTTTGTTCAATTTACTGCAAAATTGATTAGATTCGTCAGTTTTTTTCGTGTGTGGTTAATTAGGTTTCTGATTTTTAATACAATTACTGAATTTGGACAGATGTATAACGGAATCGGGTTACAGACCCCGAGGGGGTCGGGTACAAACGGTTATATccaaacaaacaagtttttcGTGAGGCCGAAAACCGGCAAGGTAGCACATGATACTAAGGGTTTCGAGGGAGATCAGGGGACTGGTGGGATTACCAAGAAACCTAATAAGGAAATTCTTGAGCATGATCGCAAGCGGCAAATTCAGCTCAAGCTTGTTGTGCTTGAAGACAAGCTGATTGAACAAGGATATACTGATGCTGAGATTGAAGAGAAGCTTCAGGAAGCTAGGAAGACTTTGGAAGCTGCATCCGAAGAGAGTGGGGGACTTACTGCCTCTGACACAAAGTAATGAATCTATGGACttcttagttttgttttgttttcgaTTTCCAATAATTTTGATGCTTATGATGCCATTCATTCTTTTGTCAATTTGTTTTATGCATAATTTCTATTATAAGATTGACTCTGTGTGTAAGTTTGATGGTTTTAATGTGGGATGGATGTGCTGGTGACTtgataaacatgtataaaagcAAGTTCATTTTAGGGTCTAGGTGCTTGGATTGTTTTGGAGACAAACTAAGGAATTGTGTTTTTCTTGATGGTCACAGGTTTGGGTTATGTTTCAGTTTTAATGTTGCATTTGGCACTGTCTTGTTTTGACTGGGAATTTGTGTGGTATAGTTGCTCTACTTGTACAAGTGCTGTGTATGGTTAGATGCTAATATGTAGTTTGGACGTGTTTGAGTAAATTATGTTGTTTATGGTACTGTTTTGGTGTTGTATATGTTATTGATGTTATAAAATTTAAGGTATTTGTATATTGCTGTGAGGAATTAATTGAAAGTGTGCCGGTATCATATGCTGTTAAtcgcaaaaacaaatttatgaaGGGAATAGGAACATTAACCCGATCTATAGCCTGTTTATGTTTATTGGAACTGATTTTAGTGACAGCTTAAGGCCGTTCTTGGtagttaaaatttttcaaattctgATGAAATGCACACATGCCCTCACACATTTATATTCGTTGGATTTGCTGACCTGCCCATTCTTTGGGCAGTTTAGTGTTGTGTCCAGTTTTTTTGGGACAAAAATATCCCCacatctcattttatttaaataatgaagTGAGGATAACTTCATAACTTACGCTATAGAATCTCCTACTGTCCCATCTCAcctttcttttatcttgttcATTTATCGTTCATATCCGTATCAAGTTCAACCCCATGAATATGGATAAACTGGATTTATTTGGGTTTCTATTGGTTTGATTAAGAACAGCCcatatttcttttgttgtttataaCCAAGGTTCACATTAAGTTTGGCTTGCTGCAAATCTATCTTGCACCAACTCTGCAACTATGTGAATACATAATATTTACAatgtttcttttgaaaattcaaaGAGGATATCCTTAGAATGGGGCTTAACACAGAAAATATAGTTTCTTAGTTTAGATTTTGTAACTTGGCTTTTAATTTAGCAGCATGTACATGAAGGTTATAGAAAATGGTTTTTGAGCTTTTGGCTcttatcaattaaaattgacaaaaaagcATTTGAATTCAGCAGCAACAAGCCAAAAAATGTTGTTGGGCCTCTAGCATTTGGCTATATTTTACTgaagagcctgggacagccggggttttactcactcacctgggcccacaaagtgcgctttccggggggtggggtttcctcgaatccaaaatatatatatatatatatatatatatatatatatatatattttactgaAGAACTCGTAGATACATATATAATTGAAAGTGACTATAGATGATAGATGTTGAAGGAAACAATTTTGAAGTTACAAAATTATCCATGTTTAAATCATTTACATAAAGAAACATAAAGGAATATTGCTGTCATAACCTAAAAAATTGGACACAATGCTAACCTGCCCGCTCTTTGGGTGTGTTGGCaaatccacacacacacacacacacacacacacacacatctacTTTGTGTCCTAGTGATGTGATAATGACTTTAATGTGTTAATCAGGGTTTCAGATACGCAGTCCCATCAAATTGCTGCtaggaaggaaaaacaaatggaaacatTAAGGGCTGCTCTTGGTATACGAATGTCTGAACCAGATGAACAAGGCATTGATGGGACTGATGATGAACTAAGAAATAGTCGGAAGAATGACCCAGGTGAAGGAAGCAAGTGGAGTGAGAAACGTGAACATGCCTTTTTGGATAGAGAGTTCACCCGCAAGAAACATGTGGCTGAAGATCTTGAAGTTGagaaggatgaaaataaaaagggtgTTAAAGCcttgaaaaataagaagaaagaagatgagTTTGACGAGTCAAGGCACCACCGGAAGGAAGAAAGCAAGAAGAGAAGGCATCGGGACGATTCTTCTGATACGGATAGCAGTGGGAAGCATGCTAAAGGAAGTCGCAAGAAGCATAGTAAAGGTAGACGAGGAAGGGATCATGAAACTGAAAGTGATTCTGACCATGGCAAGAAGAAGAGAACATCGACGAGGCACAAGAAAAGCAGAAGACATGACAGTGGAAGTGATGATTCTGCTACTGATGACGAGACCGATTCCGACCATGGCAAGAAGAAGAGCAGAATTTCTGAGAAACTCAAGAAAAGCAGAAGATCTGGTGATAGTGATGATTCTGCTACTGATGTTGCGGATGATGTTGGCCTGGTTAATCTGCATCAGGAAGTTGAGAAACACAAGAAATCTCGTGCAAGGCATGACTCTGATGATAATTCTGGTTTTAATGATCGATGGAATGGTGATGGCAGTAGACATGGGAATGGTCGCAGAATCAGTGAAGGTGATAGTGAATCCGATCTCAACAAAGTAGGAAAGCATAGAAGGGAATTGACAAGTAGGAGTCACAAAAGGAATGATagtgattctgatgctagtggTGATGAGAAATTAGAGAAA
The Populus nigra chromosome 3, ddPopNigr1.1, whole genome shotgun sequence genome window above contains:
- the LOC133690114 gene encoding uncharacterized protein LOC133690114, coding for MYNGIGLQTPRGSGTNGYIQTNKFFVRPKTGKVAHDTKGFEGDQGTGGITKKPNKEILEHDRKRQIQLKLVVLEDKLIEQGYTDAEIEEKLQEARKTLEAASEESGGLTASDTKVSDTQSHQIAARKEKQMETLRAALGIRMSEPDEQGIDGTDDELRNSRKNDPGEGSKWSEKREHAFLDREFTRKKHVAEDLEVEKDENKKGVKALKNKKKEDEFDESRHHRKEESKKRRHRDDSSDTDSSGKHAKGSRKKHSKGRRGRDHETESDSDHGKKKRTSTRHKKSRRHDSGSDDSATDDETDSDHGKKKSRISEKLKKSRRSGDSDDSATDVADDVGLVNLHQEVEKHKKSRARHDSDDNSGFNDRWNGDGSRHGNGRRISEGDSESDLNKVGKHRRELTSRSHKRNDSDSDASGDEKLEKIRSRRRHDSDEEDSDTVYGRKGKKIVEEMRGSLKDDSDDSKSTDSDSSASDDGHGKTMKKNLLDKSGRGDHRQIIDKKLDSLDDVSEDSRRSSDSGSSGSDYRHGKPVKKTPADNNRSGGGDGGYNKGGRSGRESFLEEKGSRSADLGRGDRPRELYQSHREAVDKTNLDIQATGRNKRKLDDSTKDEEHESKSRNRTIGKEEGHGIDHRAYQSKDDQKGDSSKLVRSRGRDDEHVGDTRKEDEPRRGSRNDQEYKERGGEKRHARDEEDHRGRRYQRDEEEDDDYRRHGKNEVDQRYGSRRHGRGEKEEQGSRGHERDKQIDNSKRSRYDDSRFSERKRYENDRRDDDRVRYRD